In Rickettsia endosymbiont of Gonocerus acuteangulatus, the following are encoded in one genomic region:
- a CDS encoding IS630 transposase-related protein → MSWIILNEKLMAKAYSYDLRIRVIKSLTDGKTIKETSEIYSISRKTIIEWKKLKKQTGDVKAKSGYHTGHRRI, encoded by the coding sequence ATGAGTTGGATTATACTAAATGAAAAACTTATGGCAAAGGCATATTCATACGATTTAAGAATACGAGTAATAAAAAGTTTAACAGATGGTAAAACAATAAAAGAGACTTCAGAGATATACTCTATTAGTAGGAAGACTATAATAGAGTGGAAAAAATTAAAGAAACAAACTGGGGATGTCAAAGCAAAAAGTGGTTATCATACAGGACATCGTAGAATATAA